The following is a genomic window from Clostridium sp..
ACAAAAACATCTGTACGAAGCCGATATCTTCCACCTACCAATATAATTTCATATCGTTTATCCTCTCTAAATTTTAAAAATACCGGCATTGAATTAGTTATTACTTTAACATATGAAACATTTAAATAATCGTATATCAATTCATTAGTAGTTCCTGGGCCTATATAAATAATATCATTCTCTTGAACCATTTTGCCTGCAAGTTGAGCAATATATCTTTTTTGTTCTATATTTATTTTTCTTTTTTCATTGTTTGAAAGTTCCTTAAATCCAACTTCATTTGATTTTTCAATCTTTTTTGCTCCACCATAAATCCTTTTGAGAAGCCCTCTTTCTTCAAGCGTTTTTAAATCTCTTCTCACGGTTATTTTAGTAACATCCAGTTTGTCATTTATATCAGATATCTTTATTATCTTATTTTCGTCAAGCATATCCAATATTTTTTGGAACCTTTCTTCCTTCAACATGTTGTATAATCCTCCACAAGTAGATTGATAAGAAAGCTTTTTCTAATGTATTATTTTATAATCTACGATTATATAGTATCATTCTTTTATATTAAATTCAATACCATTTATGATTTATTATACTGTTTTGTTGAATTATTTTGTTCCACTTTTTTAACTTGTTTGTTCAATTACATTTTTGCCTTTTCATACTCCATATTACGCTTTTTCATCTGTTTTGCATACCATATGAACAGCAGTAAATATACTGCAAGACCAAATACGGCATACAACCCAAAAGTAATATCCCCCGTTCCAAAAAATTTACCAATAAGTATCGATAGAAACTTTTCTACAGGTCCCTCACATGTTGAATGTGATATCAAGGTTGATGCTGCCAGTCCATGCGGAAAGGCTCCAACCTGTTTTGCCAAATCCGTAACACAAGGCGCCATGACTGTACCTGCCCATAAAAATATTGGTATTTCCAGTATGCCTATTATTATCATTCTTATCATTTTGCCGCGGGTAACTATTAAAAGTGCCGGTGTTATCCCCATTGCTATAATACCACCGAGAGGTAAAATTTTATTTCCAGGTAAAAACAGTGAAACCACTAGAAGTATAGGTGCCAATATATTTGCTACCGCCCATATTTCAGCTCTACCAGCTACAAACGGCCAGTCAATACCTATATTAAATTTTCTTCCTGATAATCTTTTACTTAGAAAATTAGTTATACCTTGCGACAATGGCTCAACTGCTGCTATAAACCAGGAACCTATTATGGAAAAAAGTTCCAGACACGAAGCACCTATAAATGCCAGTGTAAATATCTTTATCATGCTTTGATGCCCCAGTACACCTACGAATATACCAAGGTAGGCTCCTATTGCAAATTTACTTCCCCAAAATCCTATTTTGTTATTTAATTGCGCTGCGTCAAAATCATATTTATCAAGAAAAGGTAAAAACTTATCTATCAACTTATCAAAAACCATAATTATAGGGTTCATCATATAATTTAAATGAGTAGTGGTTGTAGGGTTACTATCCGGCATGTTTAAAAGGTCATTGAATGTCGGTTTCATCAGATCCGAGTTTATTATCTTCAAGATTCCGAGAAACACAACAAATACCGTTGCGATAAAAAGATTTTTTGAATAGAACATTAGAAGTATTCCGCAAAATGCTGGATGCCATATATCAAATATATCAACATCTAATGTATTTGTTTTATTTAGCACAAGCATTACAGCATTGACAATTACAAGTACAAACAAGAAAAACAACGTATACATTGAACCCCATGTTATGGTAGCTACCGGTGCCCATCCCAAATCAGTTATTGATAGATTTATACCCGTAGATTCAACAAAAGCTTTCAATGCTTCAGAAAAATTTGTTGTCAGCAAAGAAATTATTTGTCCTATTGCTGTCAGTGCAATTGCAAGTTTAAGTCCACCCTCAATTGCCTTGCTAACTTTTACACGCATTAAAATTGCCAGTATCGAAAGAACTATGAACATCATCGGTGCTGCCCCTAGACTTATCAAGGGCTTAAAAATAGTGTTGGCAAATTGAATAACAGTTCCCATATTTCCTCATCCCCTTTATATTTTATTTTGTTCATTTCTTCCCTGTTTTTTTTATTACATTTTCCAGTTCATCGAACACCGGCTGAGCCATAGCAGGTATACGATACAATATAGGTCCTGCCTCAACAACTGGTATTTTAATTTCAAATCCCACATCAACTTTCGTTATGGGTGTAAATATATCATACCTTGAAATCAATTCTTCAGTTATGTCCTTTACCATAACTGCATCAGCACAAACTTGATATCCCCTGCTTTTCATCTCCTGTTCTATTGCATCTTTAATTTGATGACTAGAATTTACCCCTGCACCACAAGCTGCTAAAATTTTTATCATTTAAATTACCTCCATTTTATTTTTTATATTAAAGACAACAAATTAATTATTTATTGTCTTTTTTACCAGCAATAAATTGATATATTTCTCCTTCATCATCAATTTCATCCAGTTTATCCATATTACATTTTTGAGTTATAAAGTCCATGATACTTGCTAATATATTTGTTTGAGCATCGTTTTCATCATTTATAATAATAAACAAGTACCTTACCTTTAATTTCTCATCTGGAGAAATCATATTTTTAAAAGTTATATCATGTTTAGCCTTTACAAAAACAATACATTTGCTCCTGCAATATTCCCTCTCAGTATGTGGTATTGCAACATTATATTTTTGTCCTTCTATCATACTTAGATCTATTCCGGTGGGATAGTTTTTTTCTCTTTCTATAATTCCATCTACAAAATTATCTTTTACAAGTTCTTTTTTTATCAGTTCTTGTCCAATTTTTTTCAAAATTTGGTCACTACTTTTAGCTTCCTCTATGAAAATCAAATCTTCTTTGAACAAATGAGCTATGTTATTAATCATAAAATTTTACTCCTTTCCACGCATGCTATTTAGAAACCTTTCATTGTGTAATATTTATGCTTTATTTTGTTCTATATTGTTTTATTTACAACTATATATTATACCATTATTATACACTTGTCAATATTAATTATGTAGTATTTGTGTTCTATTTATGTTCTATTATAGTAAATTAACTACAATTACCTTTATATAAATACTGAATTTCACCCTCATTTATATAAACTATATATTGAATATTATCAGACTATAATTTATAATTAAGAAGTCCTACATGTAGTATTTTTTTTTAATTTATATACTATATATAGTTAAATGTAATCTTAAAAAATGAGGAGGGGAAATATTGGACTCTATAAATGATATATTTAAAAGATACTATACAAATATACTTGAAAAAGACAAATCAAAAACCGTATATGATTTATTTAAGTGGAAAAAAGTAGACGTATTTTTAAAAGACCACAAGACAAACAGGGTTCTTGTGGACATGAAGGATCTTGAATTTCCGGAGCATTACTCCCAAAACGCCTGTGACATAATAGCTTCGAAATACTTCAGGAAAGCTGGAATTCCCGGGAAATTAGGATATGAAAACAGCATGAGGACAGTTGCAAACAGACTTGTAAATTTCTGGTGCCAGGCTCTAAAAGATGAAAATCTTATAACTACGGAAAATGAGGCCCAAATATTTTATGATGAATGTGTGTATGCCCTCTTAAACCAAATGTATGCTCCAAATTCCCCCCAGTGGTTCAATACGGGACTTAAATTATCCTACGGAATAGGAGGGGCAAAACAGGGAAATTACTATTTTGATGAAGGAAAAAACGAAATAGTGGAATGCTGCGATAATTACACAAGAACCCAGGCCTCGGCCTGCTTTATACTTTCCATAGAGGATAAGCTTCTGGGACCTCATTCCATATCGGATCAGTTCATTACGGAAACAAAACTTTTCAAGGGCGGCTCCGGAACCGGAAGCAATTTTTCAAATATAAGGGCAAAGGGCGAAAAACTCTCTGGAGGCGGTGCATCTTCGGGTCTCATGAGCTTTTTAAAGGCACTCGACAGAAATGCAGGTGCCATCAAATCCGGCGGCACTACAAGGAGAGCAGCCAAGATGGTATGTCTTGATGTCGATCATCCTGAAATCATGGACTTCATAACCTGGAAATCAAAAGAGGAAGACAAAGTCAGGGCCCTCGGTAAAATGGGCTATGATATGGATATTGACGGAGAAGCCTATGAAACAGTTTCAGGACAAAACAGCAACAATTCCGTTAGATTTTCAAATGATTTCATGCATAAAGTCGAGAATCTGGAGAAAAATCCCGAAGAGACCATAGAATTGGCAGGCAGGATTGATTCAAAACTAT
Proteins encoded in this region:
- a CDS encoding DeoR/GlpR family DNA-binding transcription regulator; the encoded protein is MLKEERFQKILDMLDENKIIKISDINDKLDVTKITVRRDLKTLEERGLLKRIYGGAKKIEKSNEVGFKELSNNEKRKINIEQKRYIAQLAGKMVQENDIIYIGPGTTNELIYDYLNVSYVKVITNSMPVFLKFREDKRYEIILVGGRYRLRTDVFVGNFTNEILKSIRVKIAFVGTNGILNDNITTSNEEEGLCQKIILDNAIKKYILCDSTKMGKEDFFSFYSLKDVTAVITDKYIDKNLKDKYERHTTIINS
- a CDS encoding PTS galactitol transporter subunit IIC; this encodes MGTVIQFANTIFKPLISLGAAPMMFIVLSILAILMRVKVSKAIEGGLKLAIALTAIGQIISLLTTNFSEALKAFVESTGINLSITDLGWAPVATITWGSMYTLFFLFVLVIVNAVMLVLNKTNTLDVDIFDIWHPAFCGILLMFYSKNLFIATVFVVFLGILKIINSDLMKPTFNDLLNMPDSNPTTTTHLNYMMNPIIMVFDKLIDKFLPFLDKYDFDAAQLNNKIGFWGSKFAIGAYLGIFVGVLGHQSMIKIFTLAFIGASCLELFSIIGSWFIAAVEPLSQGITNFLSKRLSGRKFNIGIDWPFVAGRAEIWAVANILAPILLVVSLFLPGNKILPLGGIIAMGITPALLIVTRGKMIRMIIIGILEIPIFLWAGTVMAPCVTDLAKQVGAFPHGLAASTLISHSTCEGPVEKFLSILIGKFFGTGDITFGLYAVFGLAVYLLLFIWYAKQMKKRNMEYEKAKM
- a CDS encoding PTS sugar transporter subunit IIB, with product MIKILAACGAGVNSSHQIKDAIEQEMKSRGYQVCADAVMVKDITEELISRYDIFTPITKVDVGFEIKIPVVEAGPILYRIPAMAQPVFDELENVIKKTGKK
- a CDS encoding PTS sugar transporter subunit IIA, with product MINNIAHLFKEDLIFIEEAKSSDQILKKIGQELIKKELVKDNFVDGIIEREKNYPTGIDLSMIEGQKYNVAIPHTEREYCRSKCIVFVKAKHDITFKNMISPDEKLKVRYLFIIINDENDAQTNILASIMDFITQKCNMDKLDEIDDEGEIYQFIAGKKDNK